In the genome of Granulibacter bethesdensis CGDNIH1, one region contains:
- a CDS encoding glutathione peroxidase, translated as MTSLYDFQATMLDGQVVPLSRWRGQVALVVNTASRCGFTPQYQGLEALYQRFAASGFVVLGFPCNQFGAQEPGSSEEIRTFCDTRYSVSFPMFARVEVNGTNAHPLFDYLTRQRRGLLGTRRIKWNFTKFLIGRDGVPVARYAPSCKPEKLEKAVYRLL; from the coding sequence ATGACCAGTCTTTATGATTTTCAGGCGACCATGCTGGATGGGCAGGTCGTACCGCTGTCGCGCTGGCGTGGGCAGGTGGCGCTGGTCGTCAATACGGCCAGCCGTTGTGGCTTTACCCCGCAATATCAGGGGCTGGAAGCGCTCTACCAGCGTTTTGCCGCTTCCGGCTTCGTGGTGCTGGGTTTCCCGTGCAATCAGTTCGGCGCGCAGGAGCCGGGCAGCAGTGAGGAGATCAGGACTTTTTGTGATACGCGCTACAGCGTCAGTTTCCCGATGTTTGCGCGGGTGGAAGTCAATGGCACCAACGCCCATCCGCTGTTCGATTATCTGACCCGTCAGCGCCGCGGCCTGCTGGGGACACGGCGCATCAAGTGGAATTTCACCAAATTCCTGATTGGACGGGACGGCGTGCCGGTGGCCCGCTATGCCCCGTCCTGCAAGCCGGAAAAGCTGGAAAAAGCGGTCTACCGGCTACTCTGA
- a CDS encoding TonB-dependent receptor: MMTKDQFRRSGRSGAAWYAHANHKITRTRFSRLWPLAFATPCLLPSPAAFAAEESSSLPALSVQGQAVTSEATGTLSLNQPNATGSRLGLTPMETPASVDTLEGDTIRARGDLRVDAAVSREAGITMIGTPGNGGTALSARGFTGQAAVMQLFDGVRLYPGAGTVTFPFDTWSTERLEVLHGPASVIYGEGAVGAVVNVVSRQPFEGKIRNEVAALLDTNLTRRLALDSGGSLSRTISYRLDIAGQMSSGYVQRGNSDSLDMKGALRYRPSQDFTVTVSHDHAMQDPMRYYGIPLVRGSLDRSLRDQNYNVQNSILHYEDDWTNLHAEWTPTASLTLRNIAYRLSTNRHWVNAENYRSLPASNMVQRDGYLDLTHQQEQYGDRLDGTWRHTLFGLGNTLGAGMEVNYISFSRFSNAPFGGMSQVPLDNINPGFFINLAGNRKDIQTTTWQVAPFLEDRLQITRRISILAGVRFDHLDLHNAMPTTGKPFDKTYDAPTWRVGVVYQPVQTLSLYGQYSTSVLPPTSTLITTNLANSAFDLSHGRQGEIGIKQDLADGRLQWTFAAYDITRDNLLSADPNNPGVTQQIGQQSSRGLELNVSASITPRWSVNANGSILQARFDDFTETSGGVPVSRNGNTPPNVPLQTANLWTEWAFAPRWQAQAGLRFVGRAFADNANANARPAYTVVDLGLNWQPVDQLSLAARVSNLFDTAYAVTTYGSQQWILGLPRTITFAANVKF, from the coding sequence ATGATGACGAAAGACCAGTTCCGACGCTCCGGGCGTTCCGGAGCGGCATGGTACGCCCATGCCAACCACAAAATCACCAGAACCAGATTTTCCAGACTATGGCCGCTTGCTTTTGCAACACCTTGCCTGCTGCCATCGCCTGCGGCTTTTGCGGCAGAGGAGAGTAGCTCCCTGCCTGCCCTGTCAGTGCAAGGGCAGGCCGTGACGAGTGAAGCCACCGGCACACTCTCCCTGAACCAGCCCAACGCCACCGGAAGCCGTCTGGGTCTCACGCCCATGGAGACCCCGGCCAGCGTCGATACGCTGGAGGGCGACACGATCCGCGCCCGTGGCGATCTGCGCGTCGATGCCGCCGTCAGCCGGGAAGCTGGCATCACCATGATCGGCACGCCGGGCAATGGCGGCACCGCGCTGAGCGCTCGCGGCTTCACCGGTCAGGCCGCGGTGATGCAGCTTTTCGACGGTGTCAGGCTCTATCCCGGTGCCGGCACCGTCACCTTCCCCTTCGACACATGGAGCACAGAGCGGCTGGAAGTGCTGCACGGCCCGGCCTCCGTCATCTACGGCGAGGGCGCGGTGGGAGCAGTGGTCAACGTCGTCTCCCGCCAGCCTTTCGAGGGAAAAATCCGCAACGAGGTCGCAGCGCTGTTGGATACCAACCTCACCCGCCGTCTGGCGCTGGATAGTGGTGGATCGCTGAGCCGGACCATCAGCTACCGGCTGGATATCGCCGGGCAGATGTCCAGCGGCTATGTTCAGCGTGGCAATTCGGACAGTCTGGATATGAAGGGCGCACTTCGCTACCGGCCCAGTCAGGATTTCACTGTGACGGTCTCTCATGATCATGCCATGCAGGATCCGATGCGGTATTACGGTATTCCACTGGTGCGTGGATCGCTGGACCGTTCCCTGCGCGACCAGAACTATAACGTCCAGAACAGCATCCTGCATTATGAGGATGACTGGACCAATCTCCATGCCGAATGGACACCAACCGCCAGCCTGACCCTGCGCAACATCGCCTACCGCCTCTCCACAAACCGGCATTGGGTGAATGCGGAGAATTATCGTTCTCTGCCTGCCAGCAATATGGTGCAGCGGGACGGCTATCTCGATCTGACGCACCAGCAGGAACAATATGGCGACCGGCTGGATGGCACCTGGCGCCATACGCTGTTCGGTCTCGGCAATACGCTCGGTGCCGGGATGGAGGTAAACTACATCAGCTTCAGCCGGTTCAGTAATGCACCGTTCGGGGGTATGTCACAGGTTCCGCTCGACAATATCAATCCCGGTTTCTTCATCAATCTGGCCGGAAACCGGAAGGATATTCAGACCACCACCTGGCAGGTTGCACCGTTTCTGGAAGACAGACTTCAGATCACGCGCCGGATCTCTATTCTGGCCGGGGTGCGGTTCGATCATCTGGACCTGCATAACGCGATGCCCACCACCGGGAAGCCATTCGATAAAACCTATGATGCTCCGACATGGCGCGTTGGAGTGGTCTATCAGCCCGTGCAGACTCTGTCTCTCTACGGACAGTATTCGACCAGCGTTCTGCCCCCCACCAGCACGCTGATCACCACAAACCTCGCCAATTCCGCCTTTGACCTGTCGCATGGCCGTCAGGGGGAGATCGGGATCAAGCAGGATCTGGCCGATGGCAGGCTGCAATGGACCTTCGCCGCCTATGACATCACGCGGGATAATCTGCTTTCGGCCGATCCGAATAATCCCGGCGTCACCCAGCAGATCGGGCAGCAATCCTCGCGTGGGCTGGAGTTGAATGTCAGCGCCTCCATCACCCCCCGCTGGAGCGTCAATGCCAATGGCAGCATCCTTCAGGCGCGGTTTGACGATTTTACGGAAACATCCGGCGGTGTTCCGGTCTCACGCAATGGCAACACGCCGCCCAATGTCCCCCTGCAAACCGCCAATCTCTGGACGGAATGGGCATTCGCACCACGCTGGCAGGCGCAGGCCGGACTGCGCTTTGTCGGGCGGGCGTTTGCCGACAACGCGAATGCCAATGCGCGCCCGGCCTATACCGTGGTCGATCTGGGTCTGAACTGGCAGCCGGTCGATCAGTTGAGTCTTGCAGCGCGGGTCTCCAACCTGTTCGACACCGCCTATGCCGTCACCACTTATGGCAGCCAGCAATGGATATTGGGGCTGCCACGCACGATCACATTCGCGGCCAATGTAAAGTTCTGA
- a CDS encoding class I SAM-dependent methyltransferase yields the protein MMQIEQLIENIRDPLYHTKFVTVPDIISDWLTESGGLYRKDVLEFGCGEGTMALGSVLRKQPQRMVGVEVLDVYEQCLPLARTQLGLSKLPPNFHLRKIAPGASLEAFGMFDVVYSWSVFEHVSQDLLSSAMQSIFDVINPGGHFFLQIDPLYYSPNGSHMMPWLVEPWAHLSLQSDEFRRRLFNAPETSAQVRNAWAVYIPPEADTATERAALWETFETLNRVTAPQLRSLAEATGFEVIRDYRTTTDLEVPPHLLEAYHRDALITDQIVMLLRKPATA from the coding sequence ATGATGCAGATCGAACAGCTGATCGAAAATATACGGGACCCCCTGTATCATACCAAGTTTGTCACTGTGCCGGACATCATTTCAGACTGGCTGACAGAAAGTGGCGGCTTATACAGAAAAGATGTTCTGGAATTTGGATGTGGGGAAGGAACCATGGCGCTTGGGTCCGTGCTCCGCAAGCAGCCTCAGCGCATGGTGGGTGTGGAGGTTCTGGATGTATACGAGCAGTGCCTGCCTCTGGCGCGGACGCAACTCGGTCTTTCTAAACTGCCCCCAAACTTTCACCTGCGCAAAATTGCTCCGGGTGCCAGTCTTGAAGCGTTCGGGATGTTTGACGTTGTCTACAGCTGGTCAGTGTTTGAGCATGTTTCCCAAGACCTGCTGTCTTCCGCGATGCAGTCGATCTTCGATGTCATCAATCCTGGCGGCCATTTTTTTCTGCAGATTGATCCGCTGTATTATTCTCCGAATGGTTCCCACATGATGCCCTGGCTGGTGGAACCTTGGGCGCACCTCTCCCTTCAGTCAGATGAGTTCCGGCGACGCCTGTTCAATGCGCCGGAAACATCAGCACAGGTCCGTAATGCATGGGCCGTCTATATTCCCCCTGAAGCAGATACCGCGACCGAACGCGCAGCCCTCTGGGAGACATTTGAGACCCTCAACCGCGTAACGGCTCCGCAACTACGCAGTCTTGCGGAAGCAACAGGTTTCGAGGTGATTAGGGACTATCGGACAACGACCGATCTGGAAGTCCCTCCTCATTTGCTGGAGGCCTATCATCGGGATGCGCTGATCACCGATCAGATTGTGATGCTTCTGCGTAAGCCCGCCACCGCCTGA
- the murA gene encoding UDP-N-acetylglucosamine 1-carboxyvinyltransferase yields the protein MDRIRIRGGHPLAGEIAIGGAKNAALPVMACGLLTDDRLVLNNVPRLADIGTMKALIEQHGIAVERLDPLGRILSLGGQITNTEAPYDIVRKMRASVLVLGPLLARCGEARVSLPGGCAIGTRPVDMHLKGLEQMGAVITLESGYIDARVQGRLRGADIVLPMPSVGATENLLMAASLADGITTLRNAAREPEIEDLAHCLISMGAKIEGIGTGELRIEGVKHLHGAEHSIIPDRIETGSYACAAAITGGRLLLRNARLDHLGAVARTLREAGVEIEEQDSGLLVSRRNGLHGVDVMTEPYPGFPTDMQAQYMVLMSVAEGASMVTETIFENRFMHVPELNRMGARINVHGASAIVRGVSQLSGAPVMATDLRASLSLILAGLAAEGETIVNRVYHLDRGYESVAEKLSACGADIERISG from the coding sequence ATGGATCGGATCAGGATTCGCGGCGGGCATCCGCTGGCCGGGGAAATTGCTATTGGAGGCGCGAAAAATGCCGCTCTTCCGGTCATGGCCTGCGGTCTGCTGACGGATGACAGGCTGGTCCTGAACAATGTTCCGCGCCTTGCCGATATCGGCACCATGAAAGCATTGATCGAGCAACACGGCATCGCTGTGGAACGGCTCGATCCGCTGGGTCGCATCCTTTCCCTTGGCGGCCAGATCACCAATACCGAAGCCCCCTACGACATCGTGCGGAAAATGCGGGCCTCTGTTCTGGTACTCGGACCACTACTGGCTCGCTGTGGGGAAGCCCGCGTCTCCCTACCCGGCGGCTGCGCCATCGGCACACGCCCGGTGGACATGCACCTCAAAGGGCTGGAGCAGATGGGGGCCGTCATCACTCTGGAAAGCGGCTATATCGACGCCCGGGTTCAGGGTCGCCTGCGCGGGGCGGATATCGTGCTGCCGATGCCCTCGGTCGGGGCTACGGAAAACCTGCTGATGGCGGCAAGCCTCGCGGACGGCATCACCACCCTGCGCAATGCGGCACGGGAGCCGGAGATCGAGGATCTCGCCCATTGCCTGATTTCCATGGGCGCTAAAATCGAAGGGATCGGCACCGGAGAATTGCGGATCGAAGGCGTAAAGCACCTGCATGGCGCTGAACACAGTATCATTCCCGACCGGATCGAAACCGGCAGCTATGCCTGCGCTGCGGCCATTACTGGTGGCCGCCTGCTGCTGCGCAATGCCCGGCTGGATCATCTGGGGGCAGTCGCCCGCACCCTGCGGGAGGCCGGAGTCGAGATTGAGGAACAGGACTCCGGCCTGTTGGTCAGCCGCCGCAACGGTCTGCATGGCGTCGATGTGATGACCGAGCCCTATCCCGGCTTTCCGACCGATATGCAGGCCCAGTACATGGTGCTGATGTCCGTGGCGGAAGGGGCCTCCATGGTTACCGAAACCATTTTCGAAAACCGCTTCATGCATGTGCCGGAACTGAACCGGATGGGTGCCCGCATCAACGTCCACGGGGCCTCCGCCATCGTCCGCGGAGTATCCCAACTCTCGGGCGCACCGGTCATGGCAACCGATCTCCGCGCCTCCCTGTCACTGATCCTCGCCGGGCTGGCCGCGGAGGGTGAAACCATCGTCAACCGCGTCTATCATCTGGATCGTGGTTACGAGAGTGTAGCCGAAAAACTTTCGGCCTGCGGCGCGGATATTGAGCGGATCAGCGGGTAG
- the dcd gene encoding dCTP deaminase, which produces MSIMPDHWIRQMATGHGMIEPFVETQKRDGVISYGLSSYGYDARVADEFKIFTNVDSAVVDPKAFSPASFVDRKGPVCIIPPNSFALAHTVEYFRIPRNVLVICLGKSTYARCGIIVNVTPLEPEWEGQVTIEISNTTPLPARIYAGEGICQFLFLRGDSDCETSYADKAGKYMGQRGVSLPRM; this is translated from the coding sequence ATGTCCATAATGCCCGATCACTGGATTCGTCAGATGGCGACCGGTCACGGCATGATCGAGCCGTTCGTCGAAACGCAGAAGCGTGACGGCGTGATCAGCTATGGCCTGTCCAGCTACGGCTATGATGCCCGTGTAGCGGATGAGTTCAAAATCTTCACCAATGTGGATTCAGCCGTCGTTGATCCCAAGGCGTTCAGCCCGGCCAGCTTCGTGGATCGCAAAGGCCCGGTCTGCATTATCCCCCCTAACAGCTTTGCACTGGCCCATACCGTCGAGTATTTCCGGATTCCGCGTAATGTTCTGGTGATCTGTCTGGGCAAATCCACCTATGCACGCTGCGGGATCATTGTGAACGTCACCCCTCTGGAACCGGAATGGGAGGGGCAGGTCACGATCGAGATCAGCAACACCACTCCCCTGCCCGCCCGTATTTACGCAGGCGAAGGCATTTGCCAGTTCCTGTTTCTACGCGGCGACAGCGACTGCGAGACCAGCTATGCCGACAAGGCAGGCAAATATATGGGACAACGGGGCGTCTCCCTTCCCCGTATGTAA
- a CDS encoding HdeD family acid-resistance protein, with amino-acid sequence MSGSFPPSPSSGPVFSGLSRAGSGILTLEGILLLILGIGALLVPVLAGIFTAGMIGWLLFIIGAIGLISTLASRPHLHLAGGLLSSLAAILVGLVVVLFPAGMAVALSWLIAAWLMMDGVSSIMIATTARQINAGRWWWLVISGIVDWVLALMIAFSSATTGIALVGTLIGIDLLIGGVAMLGLAHNLRAGTR; translated from the coding sequence ATGAGCGGTTCCTTTCCTCCTTCACCATCTTCCGGCCCGGTTTTTTCAGGGCTGTCGCGTGCCGGCTCGGGCATTCTTACTCTGGAAGGTATCCTGTTGCTCATTCTCGGCATCGGAGCCTTGCTGGTGCCGGTTCTGGCGGGGATATTCACAGCCGGCATGATCGGATGGCTTCTGTTCATCATCGGCGCGATAGGACTGATCAGCACGCTCGCCAGCCGTCCTCATCTGCATCTGGCAGGGGGGCTTCTGTCCTCGCTGGCTGCAATTCTGGTCGGATTGGTCGTGGTGCTGTTTCCCGCCGGGATGGCTGTAGCCCTGTCCTGGCTGATCGCGGCATGGCTTATGATGGACGGCGTATCCTCAATCATGATCGCCACGACCGCACGCCAGATCAACGCCGGACGGTGGTGGTGGCTGGTTATCTCCGGTATTGTCGACTGGGTGCTGGCTTTGATGATTGCTTTCAGTAGTGCGACAACCGGTATTGCACTGGTGGGCACGTTGATCGGGATCGATCTGCTGATCGGTGGTGTAGCGATGCTGGGTCTGGCGCATAATCTGCGCGCCGGAACACGCTGA
- a CDS encoding metal-dependent hydrolase family protein: MRRCDTVDLAETGPCLCHSPGFARLNALVEAKFSRRSFLAGASAILGGASLYLTEASAAIPAPPAAPVVFRNIQLFDGVSKTLQSGLQLVVKDNLIDTIEQAGAPLPDGATIIDGHGGTLMPGLIDAHWHSMMAALPMSELMTADIGYITLIAAEEAHRTLLRGFTSIRDMAGPSFALKRAIDSGLNAGPRIWPSGAMISQTSGHGDFRFPYEIPSPPAAPLSHSETLGADMIADGVDQVLKRVREQLMLGASQIKLAAGGGVTSHYDPLDVSQYTEAEFRAAVACAENWHTYVTVHAYTSRAIQTAVHSGVRCIEHGQLMDEATARLLAEKDVWLCLQAFLDNQFANPHPEGSKNRAKQLAMFAGTDRAYQLARHYKIKTAWGTDILFNPAMTKNQGAILTTLTRWYGNADILRMATGTNGTLLQLCGPRSPYPGKIGVLEKGAYADLLLVDGNPLTDITLIANPDRNFKIIMKDGRFYKNTLAA; the protein is encoded by the coding sequence ATGCGTCGATGTGACACTGTCGATCTGGCAGAAACCGGACCATGTCTCTGTCACAGCCCGGGATTTGCCAGGCTCAATGCGCTGGTTGAAGCGAAGTTCTCTCGCCGCTCTTTTCTGGCCGGTGCATCCGCCATACTGGGCGGAGCCTCTCTGTACCTGACAGAAGCCTCAGCCGCGATTCCCGCCCCTCCCGCAGCCCCGGTTGTGTTCAGGAATATCCAGCTTTTCGATGGTGTTTCCAAAACTCTACAATCAGGGCTGCAACTTGTCGTCAAAGACAATCTGATCGATACGATCGAGCAGGCAGGCGCCCCCTTACCGGACGGAGCCACGATCATTGATGGCCATGGCGGAACACTGATGCCGGGTCTGATCGACGCACATTGGCACAGCATGATGGCAGCCTTGCCCATGAGCGAGTTGATGACAGCCGATATCGGCTACATCACTCTGATTGCAGCGGAGGAAGCGCACAGAACCCTGTTGCGAGGCTTCACCAGCATCAGGGATATGGCCGGTCCAAGCTTTGCACTCAAACGGGCTATTGATAGCGGGCTGAATGCAGGTCCTCGGATCTGGCCATCCGGTGCGATGATTTCACAGACCTCCGGCCATGGTGATTTCCGTTTTCCATACGAAATACCATCCCCGCCGGCAGCCCCCCTCTCCCACAGCGAAACGCTGGGCGCCGATATGATCGCCGATGGGGTCGATCAGGTGCTCAAGCGGGTTCGGGAGCAGTTGATGCTCGGTGCCAGTCAGATCAAACTGGCAGCCGGCGGCGGCGTGACATCACATTATGATCCGCTTGATGTCAGCCAGTATACCGAAGCCGAATTCAGGGCTGCCGTTGCCTGCGCCGAGAACTGGCATACGTATGTAACCGTCCATGCCTACACCTCCCGCGCGATCCAGACCGCGGTGCATAGCGGCGTACGCTGTATCGAGCATGGTCAGTTGATGGATGAAGCAACTGCAAGATTGCTGGCGGAAAAAGATGTCTGGCTCTGCCTGCAGGCTTTCCTCGACAATCAATTTGCCAATCCCCATCCGGAAGGATCAAAAAATCGCGCCAAACAGCTTGCCATGTTTGCTGGCACGGATCGCGCATATCAACTGGCCAGACACTATAAAATCAAGACCGCATGGGGTACGGATATCCTGTTCAATCCGGCCATGACCAAAAATCAGGGTGCCATTCTGACCACGCTGACGCGCTGGTACGGCAATGCTGACATCCTGCGCATGGCAACCGGTACCAATGGCACATTGCTGCAATTATGCGGGCCACGCAGCCCTTATCCGGGCAAAATCGGCGTGCTGGAAAAAGGAGCCTATGCCGATCTTCTGCTGGTGGATGGCAATCCGCTTACAGACATTACGCTGATTGCCAATCCAGACAGGAATTTCAAAATTATCATGAAAGACGGTCGTTTTTACAAGAATACGCTCGCAGCATAA
- the fumC gene encoding class II fumarate hydratase — protein MSNPPSSSDTDQNPVYKDVPIGLDAPGERQEFDSMGTVMVPANRYWGAQTQRSLKHFSIGNDKMPKEVYHAYGYVKKAAAIVNTKAGRLADWRAKVIIQAAEETIAGKLDDNFPLYVWQTGSGTQSNMNVNEVLSNRAIQLLGGTLGAQAPVHPNDHVNMGQSSNDTFPTAMHIATVLELDTVLLPQAEAFAASLEAKASQWMNVVKTGRTHLQDAVPLTVGQEWSGYAQQVRDAIANVVASKAGLYKLAAGGTAVGTGLNAPKGFGHDIAQTIAELTGKPFITAPNKFSAQGSLDAMVATSAALRGLAVALMKIANDIRWLASGPRCGLGELLLPQNEPGSSIMPGKVNPTQCEAMVMVCIQVIGEDNAVAFAGSQGNFELNAMRPIIINNVLHSARILGDMCEKMRVYSIEGTELNRARIDASVDQSLMLVTALSPVIGYDNAAHIAEAANADGSTLREAALKSGKVDEATFNRVVDPQKLVGEGVAGA, from the coding sequence ATGAGCAATCCCCCCTCCTCGTCTGATACTGACCAGAATCCTGTCTATAAAGACGTCCCGATCGGCCTTGATGCCCCCGGTGAGCGCCAGGAATTTGATTCCATGGGTACCGTGATGGTCCCGGCAAATCGGTACTGGGGTGCCCAGACACAGAGGTCGCTGAAGCACTTCTCGATCGGCAACGATAAAATGCCGAAAGAAGTTTATCACGCTTACGGTTACGTCAAGAAAGCAGCCGCCATCGTGAATACCAAGGCCGGACGGCTTGCAGACTGGCGTGCCAAGGTCATCATTCAGGCGGCCGAGGAGACCATTGCCGGTAAGCTGGATGACAATTTTCCGCTTTATGTCTGGCAGACGGGTTCCGGCACCCAGTCGAACATGAACGTCAATGAAGTCCTGTCCAACCGTGCGATCCAGCTTCTGGGGGGCACGCTGGGTGCGCAGGCTCCGGTTCACCCTAACGACCATGTGAATATGGGCCAGTCGTCCAACGACACATTCCCGACCGCAATGCATATCGCAACCGTACTGGAACTGGATACCGTCCTGCTGCCGCAGGCTGAAGCCTTCGCGGCCTCGCTTGAAGCCAAGGCGAGCCAGTGGATGAACGTGGTCAAGACAGGTCGCACCCACCTTCAGGATGCCGTACCGCTGACCGTTGGTCAGGAATGGTCCGGCTACGCCCAACAGGTGCGGGATGCCATTGCCAATGTCGTCGCCTCCAAAGCGGGTCTGTACAAGCTGGCTGCCGGTGGAACCGCCGTGGGGACCGGCCTGAATGCGCCGAAGGGCTTCGGGCATGATATTGCTCAGACGATTGCTGAACTGACGGGCAAACCCTTTATCACCGCGCCGAACAAGTTCTCGGCTCAGGGATCGCTTGATGCAATGGTGGCCACCTCGGCTGCCCTGCGTGGACTGGCGGTCGCGCTGATGAAGATCGCCAATGATATTCGCTGGCTTGCCTCCGGCCCACGCTGCGGGTTGGGTGAATTGCTGCTGCCGCAGAACGAGCCGGGTTCCTCCATCATGCCCGGCAAGGTCAATCCCACCCAGTGTGAAGCCATGGTCATGGTCTGCATCCAGGTGATCGGCGAAGACAATGCGGTGGCGTTTGCAGGCAGTCAGGGTAATTTTGAACTGAATGCCATGCGCCCGATCATCATCAACAATGTACTGCATTCCGCACGTATCCTCGGCGATATGTGCGAAAAGATGCGCGTTTACTCCATTGAGGGCACAGAGCTGAATCGCGCACGCATCGACGCGAGCGTTGATCAGTCGCTGATGCTGGTCACTGCCTTGTCTCCGGTCATCGGCTATGACAATGCGGCCCATATCGCCGAAGCGGCGAATGCTGATGGTTCAACGCTCCGGGAAGCAGCACTCAAATCCGGCAAAGTGGACGAGGCAACGTTCAATCGGGTGGTCGATCCGCAGAAACTGGTCGGTGAAGGCGTCGCAGGCGCCTGA
- a CDS encoding threonine/serine ThrE exporter family protein has translation MAIHPVWRRNNILDDGNTDATALVADIATIVHTNGQESEETIQLVARLGASFGQVMSVIPQWGFLLLRNSSAVDNFHPHILPATPDAVVIDRVAATSQVAEALIEGRVDPETARRQLAKARNLPVSPDHFFALACAIGAAALSVTFGISHLLSIILTGLSAGTGAYLRRFIARAGGNGLVQSFCAALLAGVIGAVATRLNLSSELRLIAVCPCMVLVPGPFLLNGTLDLLGNRMPLGIARLSFAGMILLAISAGLLTGLFLCGVTLPPMPASREVALWITALAGGVAAACYSIFFSMPLRLLGWPIITAIAADTARWIAMALFGAGPVIGASVAGFVASIVLMPVARRHHIPFAGIGFASVVSLMPGVFVFRMFAGLLALQHASSADMTTLLEGTLTDGLTAFLVVAAMTVAIVVPKHTYDAYRARHIAG, from the coding sequence GTGGCTATTCACCCTGTCTGGAGAAGAAATAACATTCTGGATGATGGAAACACGGATGCCACAGCATTGGTTGCTGATATTGCGACCATCGTGCATACGAATGGTCAGGAAAGCGAAGAGACCATCCAGCTGGTAGCCCGCCTTGGTGCCAGTTTCGGTCAGGTGATGTCAGTCATCCCCCAATGGGGATTTCTGTTGCTGCGCAACTCATCGGCTGTAGACAATTTTCATCCGCATATTCTGCCTGCCACGCCTGATGCCGTTGTGATCGACAGGGTTGCTGCAACCAGTCAGGTGGCTGAGGCCCTGATCGAGGGGCGCGTTGATCCTGAAACCGCCAGGCGACAGCTGGCCAAAGCCAGAAACCTGCCGGTTTCTCCAGATCATTTTTTTGCGCTCGCTTGTGCCATTGGGGCCGCCGCGCTTTCCGTTACATTCGGTATATCTCATCTCCTTTCTATTATTCTGACGGGCTTGAGCGCAGGAACAGGGGCTTATCTGCGCCGTTTTATTGCCCGGGCAGGGGGAAATGGGCTGGTGCAGAGTTTTTGCGCAGCCCTGCTGGCTGGCGTGATCGGTGCTGTTGCAACACGACTGAATCTGAGTTCAGAACTACGTCTGATCGCGGTATGTCCATGTATGGTGCTGGTTCCCGGACCGTTTCTTCTCAACGGAACACTCGACCTGCTGGGTAACCGGATGCCCCTTGGCATAGCGAGGCTGAGTTTCGCCGGGATGATTTTGCTGGCCATCAGTGCCGGGCTGCTGACCGGATTGTTCCTGTGTGGCGTCACCTTGCCCCCTATGCCTGCCAGCCGGGAAGTGGCCCTGTGGATAACCGCTTTGGCAGGAGGAGTCGCAGCGGCCTGCTACAGTATATTTTTCTCAATGCCTCTTCGTCTGCTGGGCTGGCCCATCATTACAGCAATTGCGGCAGACACTGCCCGCTGGATCGCAATGGCCCTGTTCGGGGCCGGGCCAGTCATTGGCGCCAGCGTGGCGGGATTTGTGGCCTCCATTGTGTTGATGCCGGTTGCCAGACGCCATCATATTCCGTTTGCCGGAATTGGTTTTGCATCGGTGGTGTCACTTATGCCGGGTGTTTTTGTGTTCCGTATGTTTGCAGGGCTTTTGGCTTTGCAGCATGCTTCTTCCGCAGACATGACCACCCTGCTGGAGGGAACGCTCACGGATGGGCTGACGGCGTTTCTGGTGGTTGCTGCGATGACCGTTGCAATCGTGGTGCCGAAACACACCTATGACGCATACAGGGCACGGCACATTGCGGGATGA